GACGCAGGAACGGGAAGGCTTCTGAACCGTCGGTCGCCACCGCGCCAAACGGGACGCGCTCTTCCGGGCGCGAAATGACCTTACCGCCGTTGTGTTTGCCGATTTTCAGCTCGTTATTTTCCGCCGGGAACCCGTAAAACTGGTCGCCGTTCGGCATTTCGCCGGTAAAGGCCGGGAAGCGGTTATTGGCGCTGTAGCGCCCGTCGGCCTGATACCAGGCGAAGATTTTACGCACCGGCGTCACGGGAAGGCCTGGCACCAGGCGCGACACCCACGTACCGGCGCTGACAAGCGCCTTGCGGGCGCGATAGACGCCATCGGCGGTCGTCACGCTTACGCCGTCCTCGGTGGCCTCAAAACCGCTCACGGGGCAGTTAAAGAGCTGCGCGCAGCCCGCTTCTTCGGCAAGACGGATATAAGTGGCGATGGCTTTTTCGCTGCGCAGCACGCCGGAGTCCGGCTCAAACAGGCCGAGGTAGTTTTCCGGCAGCCGGATTTCAGGCCAGCGCGTCATTACTTCTTCGCCGGTCATTTTCTCCAGCGGCAACTGCCAGCGTGCGGCGCTGTCAGCGACATTCGCCAGAAATTCAGAATCAGCCGGGCCGAGATTGACAACGCCAGTACGCTCGAAAATACGCTCGCCGCCGAGCTCGTTCAGCTCATCCCACAGCGCCTGCGCGCGCAGCACCAGCGGCACATAACGCTCGCCTTCACCATAGGCGTGACGGATAAGACGCGTGTCGCCGTGATGGCTGCCTTCCTGATGGGGCGGGTGGGCGCTGTCTGTCATTAATACGTTAAGCCCGGCGCGGGTCGCGTAATAACCGGCCGCTGCGCCTGTTGATCCGCTGCCGATGATAATCAGATCGTATTCCATGAAATTACTCCGTGAAAACCATTGGTTAGCAGAGTAATTAAGAGCAGGACAATTCACAAGCAGGAAAAAATAAAGGCACCCCGGAGGATGCCTTTGAGTTATAAGAAAAGCACGCTATCAGTGCTTGCGATAATCGCTTTCCTGGTACTCACCGGATTCAATTTTTGCAATGC
This DNA window, taken from Cronobacter universalis NCTC 9529, encodes the following:
- the solA gene encoding N-methyl-L-tryptophan oxidase, which encodes MEYDLIIIGSGSTGAAAGYYATRAGLNVLMTDSAHPPHQEGSHHGDTRLIRHAYGEGERYVPLVLRAQALWDELNELGGERIFERTGVVNLGPADSEFLANVADSAARWQLPLEKMTGEEVMTRWPEIRLPENYLGLFEPDSGVLRSEKAIATYIRLAEEAGCAQLFNCPVSGFEATEDGVSVTTADGVYRARKALVSAGTWVSRLVPGLPVTPVRKIFAWYQADGRYSANNRFPAFTGEMPNGDQFYGFPAENNELKIGKHNGGKVISRPEERVPFGAVATDGSEAFPFLRHFLPGIGGCLYGASCTYDNTPDEDFIIDTLPDAPNVLLVTGLSGHGFKFAPALGEIATQFAADKPYDFDLSPFSLARFAASA